In Vagococcus hydrophili, one DNA window encodes the following:
- a CDS encoding teichoic acid D-Ala incorporation-associated protein DltX yields the protein MKKVIKNEESRYWLSFVGKTVLYATILLGLIYLYHYSSVGGGSFIYNQF from the coding sequence ATGAAAAAAGTAATTAAAAATGAAGAATCAAGATATTGGTTATCTTTTGTGGGAAAAACAGTGCTTTATGCAACTATATTGTTAGGTTTAATCTATTTATATCACTATAGTTCAGTAGGCGGAGGTTCCTTTATTTACAACCAATTCTAG
- the dltD gene encoding D-alanyl-lipoteichoic acid biosynthesis protein DltD — MISKKKLFTAIGPLFVALIIVGAVIFSPINWFSKPSQKAVHKSASSMAVNVLKGNDLKNEAMGSGKYLPFFGSSELSRVNAFHPSVLAQKYDRPYEPYLLGAPGTQSLTHFFMLNSMEKELKNKKVVFVISPQWFVKDGVGDPMFSLFYSPLQVNQYLMNLDKVDENDQYLARRMLKFSSVRTDTQMKLMMKKIKSGEELSTMNYNRASYNYEVLSKEDSLFSRIGITSKSDKITEKTKKLPSQYSYEELDKMAFEAGKKGTSNNEFEIANSFYTNRISPMKGKLENSQTKFDYTVSPEFSDFQLVLNKLAENNIDAMFVIPPVNQKWSDYTGLSTDMLDTFSKKITYQLNSQGFNHVYDYTQKRAEPYFMEDTIHLGWRGWMQMDQDLQGFLKDTTKPEYKMNPTEFLSKDWQKRTDFE, encoded by the coding sequence ATGATCTCTAAGAAAAAATTATTTACTGCGATTGGGCCACTTTTTGTCGCTTTAATTATTGTTGGTGCGGTGATCTTTTCCCCAATCAATTGGTTTTCTAAACCATCGCAAAAAGCAGTACATAAATCGGCATCATCGATGGCAGTAAATGTATTAAAAGGAAATGATTTAAAAAACGAGGCTATGGGTAGCGGTAAATATTTACCCTTCTTTGGTTCATCAGAGTTAAGTCGTGTGAATGCTTTTCATCCGTCAGTATTAGCTCAGAAATACGATCGACCTTATGAGCCTTATTTACTAGGTGCTCCTGGGACCCAATCTTTAACTCACTTTTTCATGTTAAACTCTATGGAAAAAGAATTAAAGAATAAAAAAGTTGTCTTTGTTATCTCTCCTCAATGGTTTGTTAAAGACGGTGTGGGTGACCCAATGTTCTCATTGTTTTACTCACCACTACAAGTCAATCAATATTTGATGAACTTAGATAAAGTTGATGAAAATGATCAATACTTAGCAAGACGTATGCTGAAATTTTCAAGTGTTAGAACAGATACTCAGATGAAATTAATGATGAAAAAAATTAAGTCTGGTGAAGAGTTATCAACGATGAATTACAACCGTGCATCGTATAATTATGAAGTTCTTTCAAAAGAAGATAGCTTATTCAGCCGAATTGGTATCACATCTAAAAGTGATAAGATTACTGAGAAAACAAAAAAATTACCAAGTCAATATTCTTATGAAGAATTAGATAAGATGGCTTTTGAAGCAGGTAAAAAAGGAACAAGTAATAATGAGTTTGAAATTGCTAATTCTTTCTACACTAATCGCATTAGTCCAATGAAAGGTAAATTAGAAAATTCTCAAACGAAATTTGATTATACTGTTTCTCCTGAATTTTCAGATTTCCAGTTAGTTTTAAATAAATTAGCTGAAAACAATATTGACGCTATGTTTGTCATTCCGCCAGTTAATCAGAAATGGTCAGACTATACAGGTCTTTCAACAGATATGTTAGATACTTTCAGTAAAAAGATTACCTATCAGTTAAATTCTCAAGGGTTTAACCATGTGTATGATTATACGCAGAAGCGTGCTGAACCATACTTTATGGAAGATACGATTCATTTAGGATGGCGTGGTTGGATGCAAATGGATCAGGATTTACAAGGATTCTTAAAGGATACAACTAAGCCAGAATATAAGATGAATCCTACAGAGTTTTTATCTAAAGATTGGCAAAAAAGAACAGATTTTGAATGA
- a CDS encoding class-II fumarase/aspartase family protein: MRALYDSKSKTMDDRGIKELFSNEAKYKTWLMFEAALAEAQAECGFIPKQAALDIKEAAKIENIDFEEMNRIYLKIGHGFVPFLKVLVKACPKESGKYIHYGITTQNIQQSSQLYMVKTVHDKYMKLLGEILENLSKLAEDNKDTVMTGRTHGRHATPITYGYKVSVWISDFIECVERMREAEKRVFKIMMGGAVGTFSSMPEVGIDVQKRVAELTGMYPMEVPSRNISTHKLEYMMNLSLMANICHKIGEEVYSTTLEEIAEVSEGFSKGTVGSSTMPHKINPKLAKGIVANSQKLYSLPGVGMYSAVRPYEGDSSSYMLFDGILEEALELTTEVLLRTEELTRTMVPHPERMLHNVLRNKGLDNTEYVMMKMADKLGKDEAHSLLYDIAIKTAADGEDFYTNLMKNSLISSEFTAEEVKALIDPRNYVGLSSELASKEAIRAHETAKFIQENYK, from the coding sequence GTGAGAGCACTATATGATTCAAAAAGTAAAACAATGGATGATCGAGGGATAAAAGAGTTATTCTCGAATGAAGCAAAATATAAAACGTGGCTAATGTTTGAAGCTGCCTTAGCAGAAGCACAAGCGGAGTGTGGTTTTATTCCTAAACAAGCCGCTCTTGATATTAAAGAAGCCGCTAAAATTGAAAATATTGATTTTGAGGAAATGAATAGAATCTATTTAAAAATTGGACATGGGTTTGTGCCTTTTCTAAAAGTTTTAGTTAAAGCTTGTCCAAAAGAGAGCGGGAAATATATTCATTACGGGATTACCACTCAAAATATTCAGCAAAGTTCTCAATTATATATGGTGAAAACCGTTCATGATAAATACATGAAACTTCTGGGTGAGATTTTAGAGAACTTAAGTAAACTAGCTGAGGATAATAAAGATACTGTCATGACAGGTCGGACTCATGGTCGTCATGCCACTCCGATTACATATGGCTATAAAGTTTCTGTTTGGATAAGTGACTTCATTGAATGTGTGGAGAGAATGAGAGAGGCAGAAAAACGTGTCTTTAAAATTATGATGGGTGGAGCGGTAGGAACATTTAGCTCCATGCCAGAAGTTGGGATTGATGTTCAAAAGCGCGTAGCTGAGTTAACAGGTATGTATCCAATGGAAGTTCCTTCAAGAAATATTAGTACTCATAAATTAGAGTACATGATGAATTTATCATTAATGGCAAATATTTGTCATAAAATTGGAGAAGAAGTTTATAGTACTACTTTAGAAGAAATTGCTGAAGTGTCGGAAGGATTTAGCAAAGGGACAGTTGGAAGTAGTACCATGCCTCATAAAATTAACCCTAAACTAGCTAAAGGCATTGTAGCCAATTCTCAAAAATTGTATTCATTACCTGGTGTTGGTATGTACTCAGCCGTTAGACCATATGAAGGTGACAGTAGTTCATACATGTTATTTGATGGCATTTTAGAAGAAGCCCTAGAACTCACAACTGAAGTTTTGCTTAGAACAGAGGAATTAACTAGAACAATGGTCCCTCATCCTGAGCGAATGCTTCACAATGTGTTGAGAAATAAAGGCTTAGATAATACAGAATACGTTATGATGAAAATGGCTGATAAACTTGGGAAAGATGAAGCTCATTCACTTCTATATGACATTGCGATTAAAACAGCAGCTGATGGTGAAGACTTCTACACAAATCTCATGAAAAATAGCTTAATTTCTTCAGAATTTACAGCAGAAGAAGTGAAAGCACTAATCGATCCTAGAAACTATGTGGGACTTTCCAGTGAACTAGCGTCCAAAGAAGCAATACGAGCTCATGAAACAGCTAAATTTATTCAAGAGAATTATAAGTAA
- the dltA gene encoding D-alanine--poly(phosphoribitol) ligase subunit DltA: MKNIILETVKKWSDEKADTIFFDEGTLSPTYADLEKKSDSLAFYLENNHQNKDNILVYGGQNSQMVTSFLACTKSGHGYIPVDAHTPVDRVEMILEESQATCVISLSEWPLNVSDKVITLEKYEALTTAGDKASLKHMVVGEDVYYTIFTSGTTGKPKGVQITYDNLESFCEWMLSDFSLKTEQRFLCQAPFSFDLSVMDLYPSLLTAGTLVPMEKNMVESFPLLFSSIPKMNLNVWVSTPSLVEICLLNPDFTGEKLPSLENFQFCGEELPHGVAQKLLERFPEAIIFNTYGPTEATVAITSVQITQDILDSNERLPLGRAKSDTRLIILNDEGQAQPEGEIGEIIIEGPGVSTGYFNNIEKTEEAFFSYEGKPAYKTGDAGLLQDGLLYYKGRLDFQIKWHGYRIELGDIDHHLMENSRLRNACVVPKYNKNHKVQQLIAYVVLETESELEEKELTKVLKAELESSVMDYMIPQRFIYVDQLPLTPNGKVDRKWLINEVNK, from the coding sequence ATGAAAAATATAATCTTAGAAACAGTCAAAAAATGGTCTGATGAAAAAGCGGACACTATTTTTTTCGACGAAGGGACACTAAGCCCTACGTATGCAGATTTAGAAAAAAAATCTGATTCACTTGCGTTTTACTTAGAAAACAATCATCAAAACAAAGATAATATTTTAGTTTATGGTGGACAAAATAGCCAAATGGTTACCAGCTTCTTAGCTTGTACCAAATCGGGTCATGGTTACATTCCAGTAGATGCTCACACGCCAGTCGATCGTGTTGAAATGATTTTAGAAGAATCACAAGCAACATGTGTCATTTCTTTAAGCGAATGGCCGTTGAATGTCTCTGATAAAGTGATTACCTTAGAAAAATATGAAGCATTGACGACTGCAGGAGATAAAGCTTCCTTAAAGCATATGGTTGTAGGTGAAGATGTCTACTATACAATCTTTACTTCTGGTACCACTGGGAAACCTAAAGGCGTCCAAATTACTTATGATAATTTAGAAAGTTTTTGTGAGTGGATGTTGTCAGATTTTAGTTTAAAGACAGAGCAACGCTTTTTATGCCAGGCACCATTTTCTTTCGACTTATCAGTAATGGATTTATATCCTTCATTACTAACTGCAGGAACGTTAGTACCGATGGAAAAAAATATGGTAGAGAGTTTCCCATTACTGTTTAGCAGTATTCCTAAAATGAACTTAAACGTGTGGGTATCAACGCCTTCGCTTGTTGAAATTTGTTTACTAAATCCAGATTTCACTGGAGAAAAATTACCTAGTTTGGAAAATTTCCAATTTTGTGGTGAAGAGTTACCACATGGTGTGGCTCAAAAATTATTGGAACGTTTTCCAGAAGCGATAATTTTTAATACGTATGGTCCAACAGAAGCAACTGTTGCGATTACAAGTGTTCAAATTACACAAGACATTTTAGATAGTAACGAAAGATTACCTTTAGGAAGAGCTAAGTCAGATACACGATTAATTATTTTAAATGATGAAGGTCAGGCTCAACCAGAAGGCGAAATTGGTGAAATCATCATCGAAGGACCTGGAGTTTCAACGGGTTACTTCAATAATATTGAAAAAACAGAAGAAGCTTTCTTTTCTTACGAAGGTAAGCCTGCTTATAAAACGGGCGATGCTGGTTTACTTCAAGATGGTCTGCTCTATTATAAAGGTCGCTTAGATTTCCAAATTAAATGGCATGGCTACCGAATTGAATTAGGGGATATTGATCATCACTTAATGGAAAATTCGCGTTTAAGAAATGCGTGTGTGGTTCCAAAATACAATAAAAACCACAAAGTTCAACAATTGATTGCGTATGTTGTATTAGAGACTGAAAGTGAACTCGAAGAAAAAGAGTTAACGAAAGTTTTGAAAGCTGAACTAGAATCTAGTGTTATGGACTATATGATTCCACAACGTTTCATTTATGTGGATCAATTACCATTAACACCAAATGGTAAGGTTGATCGTAAGTGGTTGATTAATGAGGTAAACAAATGA
- a CDS encoding carbohydrate deacetylase: MAKLVINADDFGYSKAINHGIIDSFQNGVLTSTTLMANMPGFDHAVELSRSNPNLGVGVHLSMTCGKPILTNVTDLVEETGKFKCLDKIKAELFETNLEQLYDEWDAQIKHIQQAGINISHLDSHHYTHSMGDHYRVVEALSLKYHLPIRNSHDVRTKFINPNLSPAEELWPLFNYPEMKRMDKRFLEVKQQLFKIIVKDCQKYSEKNKVEAVCHPGFLDEEVWFGSSFNLARMREVSILCDLDLSKLFSEYEFELCNYHDF; this comes from the coding sequence ATGGCAAAGTTGGTCATAAACGCAGATGATTTTGGTTATTCTAAGGCAATTAACCACGGTATTATTGATTCTTTTCAGAATGGTGTTTTAACTTCAACGACTCTAATGGCAAACATGCCAGGATTTGACCATGCCGTAGAATTAAGCCGTAGTAATCCCAATTTAGGAGTGGGAGTTCATTTGTCAATGACATGTGGCAAACCAATACTTACTAATGTTACTGATTTAGTGGAAGAAACTGGGAAGTTTAAATGTTTAGATAAAATCAAGGCGGAATTATTTGAAACTAATTTAGAGCAGCTTTATGATGAATGGGATGCACAAATCAAACACATTCAACAGGCAGGGATCAACATTAGTCATCTTGATTCCCATCATTATACTCACTCGATGGGAGATCATTATAGGGTAGTAGAGGCTTTATCCCTTAAATATCATTTACCAATTAGAAATAGTCATGATGTGAGAACTAAATTTATTAATCCTAATTTAAGTCCTGCCGAGGAGTTATGGCCCCTATTTAACTATCCAGAAATGAAAAGAATGGATAAAAGGTTTTTAGAAGTAAAACAACAACTTTTTAAGATAATCGTGAAAGATTGCCAAAAATACTCTGAGAAAAATAAAGTAGAAGCTGTTTGTCATCCTGGGTTTTTGGATGAGGAAGTTTGGTTTGGCTCAAGTTTTAATTTAGCTAGAATGAGAGAAGTTTCAATTTTATGTGACTTAGATCTTAGTAAATTATTTTCCGAGTATGAATTTGAACTATGTAATTACCATGATTTTTAA
- the dltB gene encoding D-alanyl-lipoteichoic acid biosynthesis protein DltB, producing MIDKLAQFITYLTPYEKPFYFVLIAVLFIPSIIYSLRGKRLHWYQTLLTVFFLWISFAGPNIKQGYALIGYVVWQCLLTGVYFRYRQKANSTFWFYIAVFLSIIPMIILKVGPLTDSKSFLLFYFLGYSYLTFKSVQVIMEIRDGIIKDYKLKHYIQFLLFFPTISSGPIDRYRRFLKDLNNPPSKEKYTELLGKGIHFIFLGFLYKFLIGYALGSHLLPLVQSFALTREGVFLGTLGYMYVYSLYLFFDFAGYSLFAVGVSYLLGYETPINFNKPFLSPNIKEFWNRWHMSLSFWFRDYVYMRLMFTLMKKKVFKSRIVASNVGYFALFLIMGVWHGLTWYYIVYGLYHALLICTCDAWLRFKKKHKEQLPSNKWTNAFAIFLTFNAVCFSFLIFSGFLDTLAKQLFNI from the coding sequence ATGATAGATAAATTAGCACAGTTTATTACTTATTTAACACCTTATGAAAAACCATTTTATTTTGTACTAATTGCCGTTTTATTTATTCCCTCAATTATTTATTCATTGAGAGGTAAGAGGCTGCATTGGTACCAAACGCTTTTAACAGTATTCTTTTTATGGATTAGTTTTGCAGGACCTAACATAAAGCAAGGTTATGCCCTAATTGGTTATGTTGTTTGGCAATGTCTTTTAACTGGTGTTTACTTTAGATATCGTCAGAAAGCTAACAGTACTTTCTGGTTTTATATTGCGGTATTTTTAAGTATTATACCGATGATTATTTTAAAAGTAGGACCGCTGACAGATAGTAAATCATTCTTACTCTTTTACTTTTTAGGTTATTCTTACTTAACGTTTAAATCTGTTCAAGTGATTATGGAAATTAGAGATGGCATTATTAAAGATTACAAACTTAAGCACTATATTCAATTCTTACTCTTCTTTCCAACAATTTCTTCAGGACCGATTGACCGTTACCGAAGATTTTTAAAAGATTTAAATAATCCACCATCAAAAGAAAAATATACTGAGCTACTAGGTAAAGGAATTCATTTTATCTTCTTAGGCTTTTTATATAAATTTTTAATTGGTTATGCTTTAGGTAGTCATTTATTACCTTTAGTTCAATCTTTTGCTTTGACAAGAGAAGGCGTATTCCTTGGAACATTAGGTTATATGTATGTCTATAGTTTGTATTTATTCTTTGATTTTGCAGGTTACAGTTTGTTTGCGGTAGGGGTAAGTTACCTACTTGGTTACGAAACACCTATCAACTTTAACAAACCGTTTTTAAGCCCAAATATTAAAGAATTTTGGAACAGATGGCACATGTCTCTCTCTTTTTGGTTTAGAGATTATGTTTACATGAGATTAATGTTTACCTTGATGAAGAAAAAAGTATTTAAGAGTAGAATAGTAGCATCAAATGTTGGCTACTTTGCTTTATTCTTAATCATGGGTGTTTGGCATGGTTTAACATGGTATTATATTGTTTATGGTTTGTATCATGCTCTTTTAATTTGTACTTGTGATGCGTGGTTAAGATTTAAGAAAAAACATAAAGAGCAATTACCAAGTAACAAATGGACCAATGCTTTTGCAATATTTTTAACGTTTAACGCAGTTTGTTTCAGTTTCTTGATTTTCTCAGGATTCTTAGATACACTAGCTAAGCAATTATTTAATATATAA
- the dltC gene encoding D-alanine--poly(phosphoribitol) ligase subunit DltC: MDIKETVLAILEDLTGQDVSGTLDLDLYDEGLLDSMATVQMLVEVDGQLGITVPVSEYERSEWGTPQQIINQITALQG; this comes from the coding sequence ATGGATATTAAAGAAACAGTATTAGCAATTTTAGAAGATTTAACAGGTCAAGACGTAAGTGGGACTTTAGATTTAGATTTATATGATGAAGGGTTATTAGATTCAATGGCAACTGTTCAAATGCTTGTTGAAGTAGATGGTCAATTAGGTATTACAGTACCAGTTTCAGAATATGAAAGAAGCGAATGGGGAACACCACAACAAATCATTAACCAAATTACAGCTTTACAAGGATGA
- a CDS encoding MurR/RpiR family transcriptional regulator yields MDFLKNYDELTVSEKKVLRYVIDNTKAVPYMNINQLADVNFVSKTVIINLCQKLGFSGFKELKFTINNSIREELVSEELNEDKVIKKLEKSIEKTLSLVIDETIDGSVDSILQAKNIFIMARGTSKPVGYYLEHLLFSMGLHCFFIDDYNLSESFTRLVTEDDVVILFSLSGQTKKILETARVLNVKGAKMISITSFQSNKLSDYSDYSLYCHTDNFDTKKDDSISRIGFFLLVDLLIESIKQKLSNNHII; encoded by the coding sequence ATGGACTTTCTTAAGAATTACGATGAGTTAACTGTTAGTGAGAAAAAGGTACTTCGCTATGTTATAGACAATACTAAAGCCGTTCCTTATATGAATATCAATCAACTTGCAGATGTCAATTTCGTGTCGAAGACCGTGATTATTAATTTATGTCAAAAGTTGGGCTTTAGTGGTTTTAAAGAGTTGAAATTTACCATTAATAATTCAATAAGAGAAGAGCTGGTATCAGAAGAACTAAATGAAGATAAAGTAATCAAGAAACTCGAAAAAAGCATTGAAAAGACGTTATCCTTAGTTATAGATGAGACGATTGATGGCTCGGTTGATTCAATCCTACAAGCAAAAAATATTTTTATCATGGCAAGGGGAACCAGTAAACCTGTTGGGTATTATTTAGAGCATTTATTATTTTCCATGGGTCTTCACTGCTTTTTTATTGATGATTATAATTTATCAGAGTCTTTTACACGACTGGTCACAGAGGATGATGTAGTGATTTTGTTTTCACTATCTGGTCAAACGAAAAAAATTCTTGAAACAGCAAGGGTTCTTAATGTAAAAGGAGCGAAAATGATTAGTATTACATCATTTCAATCGAATAAATTAAGTGATTATTCAGATTATAGTTTATACTGTCATACCGATAACTTTGATACGAAAAAGGATGATTCTATTTCTCGAATTGGTTTCTTTCTTCTAGTTGATTTATTGATTGAAAGTATTAAACAGAAATTATCAAATAATCACATCATTTAG
- a CDS encoding PTS transporter subunit EIIC → MIKKGDFGESLQKFGRTLLLPIGVLAPVGMILGISGAFVQPYMIEKFAFLGNENVNAILISIRTIASVIFDNIPLLFAMGVAYGMSKKDKGISVFAAVTGYLTLIITMNVWLTLTGKMADPEIMTQVGQINVLGIQTMNISAAGGIVTGLVAAWATDKFYNLELPTAFAFFSGKKSVPIITIGVMILIGALLPFVWEVFVLVLTKFSVVILSTVGPFFTAAGERLFIPFGLHHVWNALFRFTEAGGSYVIDGETFVGVVPAMNEVLFNQGPNSEYWSMMPDLTRFMAQQQMLVTLFLFPAIALAMYKACRVENRIEVKSMLITLVLTAMLGNVTEPLEFTFVFIAPLLYLAYAVIVGIGAVLLSLAGVAVGYIRGTVFDFAIFGLLYEKTNWIFLVIIGLGLAVVTYFIFYWAIIKFDIKTPGREESQNMDNTLIKEKRYTEVAEIVVEALGGKENIENVENCITRLRIDLKDINVVNKELLEKSGCTGFFFPAAKHIHVVYGPQVEFVRNAVDEALA, encoded by the coding sequence ATGATTAAAAAAGGGGATTTTGGTGAGTCACTACAAAAGTTTGGACGAACGTTACTTCTTCCAATTGGGGTTTTAGCACCGGTCGGGATGATTTTAGGAATCAGTGGAGCATTTGTTCAACCTTATATGATTGAAAAGTTTGCATTTTTAGGAAATGAAAATGTTAATGCTATTCTTATTAGTATTAGAACGATTGCAAGCGTTATCTTTGATAATATTCCACTACTATTCGCTATGGGTGTGGCTTATGGAATGAGTAAAAAGGATAAAGGAATTTCTGTTTTTGCTGCTGTGACTGGTTATTTAACTTTAATCATTACTATGAATGTTTGGTTGACTTTAACTGGTAAGATGGCTGATCCAGAAATTATGACACAAGTTGGACAAATAAATGTTTTGGGTATTCAAACAATGAATATCAGTGCAGCAGGGGGGATTGTTACAGGGTTAGTTGCTGCTTGGGCAACAGATAAGTTCTATAATTTAGAACTTCCAACTGCATTTGCATTCTTTTCAGGTAAGAAGTCAGTACCAATTATTACAATTGGCGTCATGATTTTAATTGGGGCGTTATTACCATTTGTTTGGGAAGTTTTTGTGCTAGTTTTAACGAAATTTTCAGTGGTTATTTTAAGCACAGTTGGTCCATTCTTTACGGCAGCTGGTGAACGATTATTTATTCCTTTTGGTTTACACCATGTATGGAACGCGCTCTTTAGATTTACTGAAGCAGGCGGGTCTTATGTAATTGATGGGGAAACCTTTGTTGGAGTTGTCCCAGCGATGAATGAAGTGTTATTCAATCAAGGGCCAAATAGTGAGTATTGGTCAATGATGCCTGATTTAACAAGATTCATGGCACAACAACAAATGCTTGTGACACTGTTTCTTTTCCCTGCGATTGCTTTAGCCATGTATAAAGCGTGTCGTGTAGAAAATAGAATAGAAGTTAAGTCGATGCTGATTACGTTGGTTTTAACAGCGATGTTAGGAAACGTTACTGAGCCGTTAGAATTTACTTTTGTGTTCATTGCCCCTCTCTTGTATTTAGCTTATGCAGTTATTGTTGGGATTGGAGCTGTGCTACTTTCTTTAGCAGGAGTGGCAGTTGGATACATTAGGGGAACGGTTTTTGACTTTGCGATTTTCGGATTATTATATGAAAAGACTAACTGGATATTCTTAGTAATTATTGGACTTGGTTTAGCAGTTGTTACTTATTTTATTTTTTACTGGGCAATTATTAAATTTGATATTAAAACACCTGGTCGTGAAGAATCACAAAATATGGATAATACATTAATTAAAGAAAAACGTTACACAGAAGTTGCTGAGATCGTGGTTGAAGCGCTAGGTGGTAAGGAAAATATTGAAAACGTTGAAAACTGTATTACCCGTCTAAGAATTGATTTGAAGGATATTAATGTTGTCAATAAAGAGTTGCTTGAAAAATCAGGTTGTACTGGTTTCTTCTTCCCGGCAGCAAAACATATTCATGTTGTTTATGGCCCTCAAGTTGAATTCGTTAGAAATGCTGTAGATGAAGCATTAGCATAG